In Moorena sp. SIOASIH, the following proteins share a genomic window:
- a CDS encoding class I SAM-dependent methyltransferase — protein MIQQSLSKNFAHTQPISLSEHICPNCGNQGLSLFYEVHNVPVHSCLMMSTEEEALDFPCGDVVLGFCEDCGFITNVSFDPRWSAYAPNYEDQQSFSPTFNQFALDLANHLIDKYDLHDKDIVEIGCSKGDFLLLLCELGNNRGVGIDPSAVLGRVQSKAADRVIFIQDYYSERYAEYVGDFICCRHTLEHIYPTAEFISTVRRSIGDRLNTVVVFEIPDTIRVLKDLAFEDIYYEHCSYFTPGSLARLFRDCGFEVTDLYRAYGEQYLLIETRPVTIASDKVHPLEESLEQLTQHVKHFTNEISKKLDNWKQHLEQMHAQGKRVVVWGSGSKCVAFLTTLDTTDKIEYVVDINPHRHGKFIPGVGKEIMAPEFLKEYKPDQVIVMNSIYCHEIQQMLDRMGVTTEVISL, from the coding sequence ATGATACAACAATCATTGTCCAAAAATTTTGCTCACACACAACCGATTTCATTATCAGAACATATCTGTCCCAACTGTGGAAACCAAGGATTGTCCTTATTTTATGAAGTACACAACGTACCAGTTCACAGTTGCTTAATGATGTCAACCGAGGAAGAAGCTCTAGACTTCCCTTGCGGTGATGTGGTTTTGGGGTTTTGTGAAGATTGCGGTTTCATCACTAACGTGTCATTTGACCCTAGGTGGTCAGCTTACGCCCCCAATTATGAAGACCAACAGAGTTTTTCCCCAACCTTCAATCAGTTTGCCCTTGATCTAGCCAATCATCTGATCGACAAATACGACCTTCATGACAAAGACATTGTAGAAATTGGTTGTAGCAAAGGAGATTTCCTCTTGCTGCTGTGCGAATTAGGTAACAATCGCGGTGTTGGTATTGACCCGTCTGCTGTACTAGGACGAGTCCAGAGTAAAGCCGCTGACCGGGTTATCTTTATTCAAGACTATTACTCAGAGCGCTATGCTGAGTATGTGGGTGATTTTATCTGTTGTCGCCATACCCTAGAGCATATTTATCCTACCGCTGAGTTTATTAGTACCGTGCGCCGCTCCATTGGCGATCGCCTCAATACCGTTGTGGTCTTTGAGATACCAGATACCATACGAGTACTCAAAGACTTAGCCTTTGAAGACATTTACTACGAACACTGCTCCTATTTCACCCCTGGATCCCTAGCGCGATTATTCCGTGACTGTGGCTTTGAAGTGACTGACCTGTATCGAGCTTATGGTGAACAATATCTGTTAATTGAAACCCGACCTGTCACTATAGCATCTGACAAAGTACATCCTCTGGAAGAAAGTCTTGAGCAACTGACCCAGCATGTCAAACACTTCACCAACGAGATTAGTAAGAAGCTGGACAATTGGAAGCAGCACTTAGAGCAGATGCATGCTCAAGGCAAGCGTGTTGTAGTTTGGGGTTCGGGTTCCAAGTGTGTGGCTTTTCTAACCACTCTTGATACCACAGACAAAATTGAATACGTGGTAGACATTAATCCTCATCGTCATGGGAAATTTATCCCTGGCGTTGGTAAAGAAATTATGGCACCAGAGTTTTTGAAGGAATACAAACCCGATCAGGTGATTGTCATGAATTCCATATATTGTCATGAAATTCAGCAAATGTTGGATAGGATGGGAGTAACTACAGAGGTTATATCTCTATAA
- a CDS encoding glycosyltransferase family A protein: MIADQPRLSIGLPVYNGEEFLREALDSILTQTFEDFELIISDNCSTDATEEICREYQAKDKRIYYYRNQDNLGAAPNYNRTVELARGEYFKWAADDDVCAPSFLARCLEVLDNDPTVILSYPRTIFTKPDGQKWWEAKSVGNLDSEKPHERFQAAISDFWCLEVFGLIRTDALRKTSLISSYYGSDRLLLTQLSLIGPLKEIPEPLFFRRCHSDQSSRLSAQEREVWIDTKASMGPKFLRPRNSIEFFRAVFQAPLNWQERIRCLGVLGNYVFSAQTWKKFFHQKAPSKV; the protein is encoded by the coding sequence ATGATTGCTGATCAACCCCGCTTAAGCATTGGATTACCGGTCTACAACGGCGAAGAATTCCTCAGGGAAGCATTAGATTCAATTTTGACTCAGACCTTTGAAGATTTCGAGTTGATCATTTCAGATAACTGCTCGACTGACGCAACTGAGGAGATTTGCCGGGAGTATCAGGCTAAGGACAAACGCATTTATTACTACCGCAATCAAGACAATCTAGGTGCTGCCCCAAACTACAATCGTACCGTTGAGTTGGCTAGAGGTGAATACTTTAAGTGGGCAGCTGATGACGATGTTTGTGCCCCCTCTTTCTTAGCTCGCTGCCTAGAGGTGCTTGACAATGACCCGACGGTGATTTTGTCATACCCAAGAACAATATTCACCAAGCCTGATGGACAAAAGTGGTGGGAAGCGAAGTCGGTAGGGAACCTAGATTCAGAGAAACCCCATGAACGTTTTCAGGCAGCAATTTCGGATTTCTGGTGCTTGGAGGTTTTCGGACTGATCCGCACGGATGCCCTAAGAAAAACCTCATTGATTTCATCCTACTACGGTTCAGATCGGCTGTTGCTGACTCAACTAAGCCTGATCGGGCCCTTGAAAGAAATTCCTGAACCCCTCTTTTTCCGGCGCTGCCATTCAGACCAGTCAAGTCGGCTATCGGCTCAGGAGCGGGAGGTTTGGATCGATACCAAAGCCTCTATGGGACCGAAATTCCTGCGACCTCGGAATTCGATTGAATTTTTCAGGGCAGTATTTCAGGCTCCGTTGAACTGGCAGGAACGTATTCGCTGTTTAGGTGTACTTGGGAACTATGTTTTTTCTGCCCAGACTTGGAAAAAATTTTTCCATCAGAAAGCACCCAGTAAAGTTTAG
- a CDS encoding glycosyltransferase family 2 protein, giving the protein MPKSSPLVSIGMHVYNGANFIKDAIEGILSQTFEDFELIISNNASTDNTEEICRAYAAQDQRIHYYRNQKNLGGAYNYNRVFELSRGEYFKWAAHDDACAPDYLERCIEVLNRMPSVVLCYPRTLIIDTQAKPINQNYSDDLNLNSPKPDERYQRFLDVLFHIPGGRDKISPIFGLIRKSTLSQTPLIGSYFGSDLVLIGELALLGQFYEVPEYLFWRRFHNKRAMEANPTNSKRTAWYDPAKIDKIVFPVWRLFLEFIASINRVKLSWDERLYCYIQMTKWLLLWGWLRMAKNLILATAQALNITDKDFLRKFFLTNKISV; this is encoded by the coding sequence ATGCCCAAGTCTTCTCCCCTAGTCAGTATTGGCATGCATGTTTATAATGGTGCGAATTTTATTAAAGATGCTATAGAGGGAATTTTATCTCAGACATTTGAGGATTTTGAACTAATCATCTCAAATAATGCATCCACGGATAACACTGAGGAAATTTGTCGGGCATACGCTGCTCAAGACCAGCGGATCCATTACTACCGGAATCAAAAAAATCTTGGTGGTGCCTACAATTACAATCGTGTTTTTGAATTGTCTAGAGGTGAGTATTTTAAGTGGGCAGCTCATGATGATGCTTGTGCACCAGACTATCTAGAGCGCTGCATTGAGGTGCTTAATCGGATGCCTTCAGTGGTTTTATGTTATCCTCGGACACTTATCATTGATACACAAGCAAAACCGATCAATCAGAATTATTCTGATGACCTGAATCTTAATTCCCCAAAACCCGATGAACGCTATCAACGCTTTCTTGATGTTTTATTTCATATTCCTGGTGGACGGGATAAAATTAGCCCAATTTTTGGATTGATTCGGAAGAGTACTCTGAGTCAGACACCACTAATCGGATCTTACTTTGGTTCGGATTTAGTTCTGATCGGAGAGTTGGCTCTATTAGGTCAATTTTATGAAGTTCCTGAGTATCTTTTCTGGCGCAGATTTCATAATAAAAGGGCTATGGAAGCCAATCCTACTAATAGTAAACGAACAGCTTGGTATGACCCAGCTAAGATAGACAAGATTGTTTTCCCAGTATGGCGGCTTTTCCTAGAGTTTATCGCTTCTATTAATCGGGTTAAACTGAGCTGGGATGAAAGACTATATTGCTACATACAAATGACAAAATGGTTGTTATTATGGGGCTGGCTCAGGATGGCAAAAAATTTGATATTAGCAACTGCACAAGCTCTGAATATCACTGATAAAGACTTTTTAAGAAAATTTTTTTTAACCAATAAAATTAGTGTATAG
- the lhgO gene encoding L-2-hydroxyglutarate oxidase, with the protein MYDLAIIGGGIIGLSTAMALGQRYPDAKILVLEKESSWADHQTGNNSGVIHSGIYYKPGSFKARFCYEGNRSMVAFCQKHGIDYEVCGKVIVATEPEELPLLDSLYQRGLENGIEIAKITGEEVKEIEPHVRCLAGIRVYSTGIVNYKQVCEKYVELVCVQGGDLRLNTKVEKILETGDGLVLETNNGDYPTRFVINCAGLHSDRIAKLGDAEPPAKIVPFRGEYYELKPEKRYLVKHLIYPVPNPNFPFLGVHFTRMIDGSVHAGPNAVLSFKREGYRKTDFDLRDFVEVMTYPGFWKLAVKHGDAGIQEIIRSFSKAAFVKSLQRLIPEIQADDLVPTHAGVRAQALKNDGKLVDDFLIVNGPLAMHVCNAPSPGATASLEIGNAIASEIPTLKTLERVI; encoded by the coding sequence ATGTACGACTTGGCGATTATTGGAGGAGGAATCATTGGCTTATCCACAGCCATGGCATTGGGTCAACGTTATCCAGATGCCAAAATTCTGGTACTGGAAAAAGAGAGCAGTTGGGCTGATCACCAAACTGGCAATAACAGTGGTGTGATTCATTCTGGAATCTACTACAAACCAGGGAGTTTCAAGGCTAGGTTTTGTTACGAAGGAAACCGCTCGATGGTGGCATTCTGCCAAAAGCATGGCATTGATTATGAAGTCTGCGGCAAAGTGATTGTAGCAACTGAACCAGAAGAACTACCATTGCTGGATAGTCTTTACCAAAGGGGTTTGGAAAATGGTATAGAGATTGCCAAGATTACTGGTGAAGAGGTTAAGGAAATTGAACCCCATGTGCGCTGTTTAGCTGGAATTCGGGTTTATTCGACTGGGATAGTAAACTACAAGCAGGTCTGTGAAAAATACGTTGAACTGGTTTGTGTCCAGGGAGGGGATTTACGTCTCAATACTAAGGTTGAAAAGATCCTGGAAACTGGGGATGGTTTAGTACTGGAAACCAACAATGGTGACTATCCCACTCGCTTTGTGATCAACTGTGCTGGACTACATAGCGATCGCATTGCTAAGTTGGGTGATGCTGAGCCTCCAGCTAAAATCGTTCCTTTCCGGGGTGAGTACTATGAACTCAAGCCAGAGAAACGCTACCTAGTCAAGCACCTAATTTATCCAGTTCCTAATCCGAATTTTCCTTTCCTAGGGGTTCATTTCACCCGCATGATTGATGGCAGTGTCCATGCTGGACCCAATGCTGTACTCAGTTTCAAGCGGGAAGGCTATCGAAAGACTGATTTTGACTTGCGAGATTTTGTGGAAGTCATGACCTATCCCGGTTTCTGGAAACTAGCTGTCAAACATGGAGACGCAGGGATTCAGGAAATCATCCGCTCCTTCAGTAAAGCTGCGTTTGTTAAGAGTTTGCAACGGCTGATTCCTGAAATCCAAGCAGATGACTTAGTTCCCACCCATGCTGGGGTCAGAGCTCAAGCCTTGAAAAATGATGGCAAGCTGGTGGATGATTTTTTAATTGTCAATGGTCCATTAGCAATGCATGTGTGTAACGCTCCCTCTCCTGGTGCTACGGCTTCTTTGGAGATTGGTAATGCGATCGCTAGTGAAATCCCGACACTGAAAACTCTCGAAAGGGTGATCTGA
- a CDS encoding class I SAM-dependent methyltransferase: protein MNTLSNHHCPVCASADLDVFFEMLAVPVYCNLLWRSRQTAQNCPKGDIKLGFCPSCGFISNLAFDSTKLGYSQDYENSLHYSARFQDYAQSLAAGLVKRHNLYNKNIIEIGCGKGDFLISLCELGNNRGVGFDPSYVPRSEHQQLQTQVKFVQDFYSQVYQEYQADLICCRHTLEHISNPADLLKPLRQAIGSRLNTVVFFEVPNALDTFRNLAVWDIIYEHCCYFAPSSLGQAFANAGFQVSEIKEAFGGQFLCLEAKPVHGEIPNTYGKPDEIEVLTQDIASFTARFQEKLESWQHKLTTIAQTGKKAVAWGAGSKGVTFLNLLKCQDVIDYIVDLNPRKQGKYVAGTGQEIVPPEFLQDYQPDLVIVMNPIYEEEIRQLCKNLGLTPELICV, encoded by the coding sequence ATGAACACGTTATCTAACCACCACTGTCCTGTATGTGCCTCTGCCGATTTAGATGTGTTTTTTGAGATGTTGGCGGTGCCAGTTTACTGTAATCTCCTGTGGCGATCGCGTCAAACTGCTCAAAACTGTCCCAAGGGAGATATCAAACTAGGGTTCTGTCCTAGCTGTGGTTTTATTAGCAACCTAGCCTTTGACTCTACTAAATTGGGTTATTCCCAGGACTATGAAAACTCCTTACACTACTCTGCCCGATTTCAGGACTATGCCCAATCCCTTGCCGCTGGATTGGTTAAGCGCCACAATCTCTACAATAAAAACATTATTGAAATTGGTTGTGGCAAAGGGGATTTTCTTATAAGCCTGTGTGAACTAGGTAATAACCGAGGAGTAGGTTTTGACCCCAGCTATGTTCCTAGGTCAGAGCATCAACAACTCCAGACTCAAGTCAAGTTTGTTCAAGATTTCTATTCACAGGTCTACCAAGAGTATCAAGCGGATCTAATTTGTTGTCGGCACACCCTAGAGCACATTTCCAATCCCGCAGATTTGCTCAAGCCACTGCGACAGGCCATCGGTTCTCGCCTTAATACCGTTGTTTTCTTTGAAGTCCCCAACGCCTTAGATACCTTTCGCAATCTAGCGGTGTGGGACATTATCTATGAACACTGCTGCTATTTCGCCCCCTCTTCTCTAGGGCAAGCTTTTGCCAATGCTGGGTTTCAAGTTAGTGAAATCAAGGAGGCGTTTGGTGGTCAGTTCCTGTGCCTGGAAGCAAAGCCAGTCCATGGGGAAATCCCCAACACCTATGGAAAACCGGATGAAATCGAGGTATTGACTCAGGATATTGCCAGCTTTACCGCTAGGTTTCAGGAGAAGTTAGAAAGCTGGCAGCACAAACTGACAACCATCGCTCAAACTGGGAAAAAAGCTGTAGCATGGGGTGCTGGCTCAAAAGGGGTTACTTTTTTGAATCTGCTCAAGTGCCAAGATGTGATTGATTACATCGTAGATCTCAATCCCCGCAAACAGGGGAAGTACGTTGCTGGAACGGGACAGGAAATTGTTCCACCAGAATTTCTCCAGGATTACCAACCTGATCTGGTTATTGTGATGAACCCTATCTATGAAGAGGAGATTAGACAGTTATGCAAAAATCTAGGTTTAACTCCTGAGTTAATATGTGTTTGA